A single genomic interval of Candidatus Sulfotelmatobacter sp. harbors:
- the gatB gene encoding Asp-tRNA(Asn)/Glu-tRNA(Gln) amidotransferase subunit GatB produces MVTTPADSVAAHAAYEPVIGLEVHVQLLTATKIFCSCSTRFGAPPNTNVCPVCLGMPGALPVLNKRAVEFATLAAMALHCRVNETSIFARKNYFYPDLPKGYQISQYDRPLAEHGFIDISSAGGKHKKIGITRVHLEEDAGKSLHESFPDSDEKTAIDLNRTGVPLIEIVSEPDIASPDEAYEYLTRLKEIILYTGVSDCNMEEGSLRCDANVSVRPRGQKEFGIKAEIKNVNSFRFIREALEYEIGRQIEVLEAGGKIAQETRLYNAHEGKTYSMRSKEQAHDYRYFPEPDLLPLVVDEKWRDKISQAMPELPEARRTRMVKDYGITEYDAQVLTSPKALADQFEEAAKAAKNPKRVANLVQSELMGRLKAKGVAIEASPISMRGVAASADLVEAGTISGKMLKDLYDLSFERGKDFPEVYDEEGRPRQSTDTSALEKIIDEVLAANPKQLEQYRAGKTSIIGFFVGQAMKASKGQASPQLVNELLAKKLQ; encoded by the coding sequence ATGGTGACTACGCCAGCGGATTCCGTTGCCGCCCACGCTGCCTATGAGCCGGTCATCGGCCTGGAAGTGCATGTCCAACTTCTGACGGCGACGAAGATTTTCTGTTCGTGCTCGACTCGGTTCGGAGCGCCGCCGAATACTAACGTCTGCCCCGTCTGCCTCGGGATGCCGGGAGCGCTACCGGTCCTCAACAAGAGAGCAGTCGAATTCGCCACGCTTGCTGCGATGGCGCTCCATTGCCGCGTCAACGAGACTTCGATTTTTGCGCGCAAGAATTATTTCTATCCCGACCTGCCCAAGGGTTACCAGATTTCGCAATATGACCGGCCGCTGGCCGAGCATGGGTTCATTGACATCTCGAGTGCCGGCGGCAAGCACAAGAAAATCGGCATCACCCGCGTGCATCTCGAAGAGGACGCGGGCAAGAGCCTGCACGAGAGCTTTCCTGACTCCGACGAGAAAACCGCCATCGACCTCAACCGCACCGGCGTGCCGCTGATCGAAATTGTCAGCGAGCCCGACATTGCTTCGCCCGACGAAGCCTACGAATATCTGACGCGGCTGAAGGAAATCATCCTGTATACCGGGGTCAGCGACTGCAACATGGAAGAAGGTTCGCTGCGGTGCGACGCCAATGTCAGCGTGCGTCCGCGCGGACAAAAAGAATTCGGCATCAAGGCGGAAATTAAGAACGTGAATTCGTTCCGCTTTATCCGGGAAGCATTGGAATATGAAATCGGGCGGCAGATTGAGGTGCTCGAGGCCGGCGGCAAAATCGCTCAGGAGACGCGCCTCTACAACGCGCACGAAGGCAAGACCTACAGCATGCGTTCGAAAGAGCAGGCGCATGATTATCGATATTTTCCGGAGCCGGACCTGCTGCCGCTCGTGGTCGACGAAAAATGGCGCGACAAAATCTCGCAGGCCATGCCCGAGCTGCCTGAGGCGCGGCGCACGCGCATGGTGAAGGACTACGGCATCACCGAATATGACGCACAAGTGCTGACCTCGCCGAAAGCGCTGGCCGATCAGTTCGAGGAAGCGGCCAAGGCAGCCAAGAATCCTAAACGCGTCGCCAATCTGGTGCAGAGCGAGTTGATGGGCCGTCTGAAGGCCAAGGGCGTTGCCATCGAGGCCTCGCCGATTTCGATGCGGGGCGTGGCGGCGTCGGCCGATCTGGTCGAGGCCGGAACCATCTCGGGCAAGATGCTCAAGGATCTCTACGATCTGAGCTTCGAGCGCGGCAAAGATTTTCCCGAGGTTTATGACGAAGAAGGCCGCCCGCGGCAGTCGACGGACACCTCTGCGCTCGAAAAGATCATCGACGAAGTGCTGGCGGCCAATCCCAAACAGCTTGAGCAGTATCGCGCCGGTAAGACCAGCATCATTGGATTCTTTGTAGGTCAGGCCATGAAAGCTTCCAAAGGCCAAGCCAGCCCACAGCTTGTAAACGAACTGCTGGCGAAGAAACTGCAATGA
- a CDS encoding isoprenylcysteine carboxylmethyltransferase family protein has product MVEPHTDSTSLNWGKIARRIRVPLGFAFAVLYFWLARPTWRSIALGALLILPGLLTRALASGHVRKNEALATSGPYAYTRNPLYLGSLLIGVGFAAAARSWWVGVVLVVMFFAIYLPVIRDEENFLRGKFPEFDEYARRVPRMFPRLSQGGSAEETPFGFSFELYLKHREYNALLGALAMLAAVIVKMAKTH; this is encoded by the coding sequence ATGGTTGAGCCGCACACTGATTCGACGAGCCTCAATTGGGGCAAAATCGCCCGCCGCATTCGGGTGCCGCTGGGGTTCGCGTTCGCCGTGCTTTATTTCTGGCTGGCGCGGCCGACGTGGCGTTCGATTGCTCTCGGTGCTTTGCTGATCCTGCCGGGACTGCTGACCCGCGCGCTGGCTTCGGGCCACGTGCGGAAGAACGAGGCGCTGGCAACTTCCGGGCCGTACGCTTATACGCGCAATCCACTCTATCTAGGCTCGTTGCTGATTGGCGTCGGATTCGCCGCGGCAGCGCGGAGTTGGTGGGTGGGCGTGGTGCTCGTGGTGATGTTCTTCGCCATTTATCTGCCCGTGATTCGCGACGAAGAGAATTTTCTGCGCGGGAAGTTTCCCGAGTTCGACGAATATGCGCGCCGCGTGCCCAGAATGTTTCCACGACTCTCGCAGGGCGGCAGCGCCGAAGAAACTCCCTTCGGGTTCTCGTTCGAGTTGTATCTGAAGCATCGCGAGTACAATGCGCTGCTCGGAGCGCTGGCCATGCTGGCCGCGGTGATTGTCAAGATGGCCAAGACTCATTAG
- a CDS encoding metallophosphoesterase yields the protein MHRRSFLSFIVIVQSALFAAHLLLYQTWTFNTPTAGSLPLELILGVLSVSFISASLLAFRFTQAPVRAFYKTAAVWMGIFSFLFIASIVSWAIFAIARIAGLSLNFHRLVESFFAAAIVLGLFGVFNASWTRITRTTVQLANLPPEWRGRKAALISDIHLGHVRNGHFLRRMVAKILLEQPDAIFIAGDLYDGTAIDARRAAEPLKQLTAPHGVYFVAGNHEQFRDDSKYLEAIAATGVRVLSNEVVDADGLQIIGVPYNQATRSGHLQSILRSLQLNRDRASILLVHAPDYPEIAEAAGISLQLSGHTHLGQFVPWSWMARRIYRQFVYGLSRIGQMQIFTSSGAGTWGPPLRLGSNPEIVMLEFQ from the coding sequence ATGCACCGCCGAAGCTTCCTAAGTTTCATCGTCATCGTCCAGTCCGCTCTCTTCGCCGCTCACTTGCTCCTCTATCAAACCTGGACCTTCAACACCCCCACCGCCGGTTCCCTGCCTCTCGAACTTATCCTCGGCGTCTTGTCGGTGAGTTTTATTTCCGCCTCACTTTTGGCCTTCCGCTTCACACAGGCGCCAGTGCGCGCGTTCTATAAAACCGCCGCCGTCTGGATGGGCATATTCAGCTTTCTGTTCATCGCCTCCATCGTCTCCTGGGCCATCTTCGCCATTGCCCGCATCGCCGGCCTGTCTCTGAACTTCCATCGCCTGGTCGAATCTTTCTTTGCCGCCGCCATCGTCCTCGGACTCTTCGGCGTCTTCAACGCCAGTTGGACCCGAATCACTCGCACCACGGTCCAACTCGCCAATCTGCCGCCGGAATGGCGCGGACGCAAAGCCGCCCTCATCAGCGACATCCATCTCGGCCACGTCCGCAATGGCCACTTCCTTCGCCGTATGGTCGCCAAGATTCTGCTCGAACAGCCCGACGCCATTTTCATTGCCGGCGATCTCTACGACGGCACCGCCATCGATGCCCGCCGAGCCGCCGAGCCTCTGAAGCAACTCACCGCTCCGCACGGCGTTTATTTCGTCGCCGGGAATCACGAACAGTTCCGCGACGACAGCAAATATCTAGAAGCCATCGCCGCCACCGGAGTGCGCGTCCTGAGCAACGAAGTCGTCGACGCCGACGGCCTTCAGATCATCGGCGTGCCCTATAATCAGGCCACCCGCAGCGGACATCTTCAATCGATCCTGCGCAGCCTCCAGTTGAATCGCGACCGCGCCAGCATTCTCCTCGTCCACGCTCCCGACTATCCCGAAATCGCCGAAGCCGCCGGCATCTCGCTTCAACTCTCCGGCCACACTCACCTCGGCCAATTCGTCCCCTGGAGCTGGATGGCCCGCCGCATCTATCGCCAATTCGTCTACGGCCTGAGCCGCATCGGCCAAATGCAAATCTTCACCTCCAGCGGCGCCGGCACCTGGGGCCCTCCGCTGCGCCTGGGGTCGAATCCTGAAATCGTCATGCTGGAGTTTCAGTAG
- a CDS encoding glycosyltransferase family 9 protein has protein sequence MIAATGFDPAGFDPAKIDRLLIVRLSAMGDVIHTLPAVQALREAFPIAQIGWLIEERWAELLCAPGNARRGPRSPQRPLADWVHTVNLGEWRNSLFTLATGQQIAKVWNDVRSVRYDVAIDLQGAIRSALLASWSRARVVIGAAESRESPASLWYTRRVIAGGTHVVEQNLSVVQALVQKKIAPPRVEFPVDSAEEKHVNEELALRGTGEFAILNPGAGWGAKRWPAERYGEVARQLDKNSICCLVNFGPGEERLFQEVNAASGGIVRPTKTAITGLIALTRRAKLFIGGDTGPLHLAAALQVPVVGIFGPTDPARNGPYGTRSIVLRNPSSPTTHARNTQPDLGMLEIGVDAVVNAARRLLAQSRDGGQESPPHTRTLHTEGAHG, from the coding sequence TTGATTGCCGCAACAGGTTTCGATCCAGCGGGTTTCGATCCAGCTAAGATCGACCGTCTGCTGATCGTGCGCTTGAGCGCGATGGGGGACGTGATTCACACCCTGCCCGCGGTGCAGGCTCTGCGCGAAGCTTTTCCTATTGCACAGATCGGCTGGCTGATTGAAGAACGCTGGGCCGAACTTCTGTGCGCGCCCGGCAACGCGCGGCGCGGACCGCGGTCGCCGCAGAGGCCACTCGCGGATTGGGTGCACACGGTCAATCTCGGCGAATGGAGAAATTCTCTCTTCACGCTTGCGACGGGGCAGCAGATCGCGAAAGTATGGAACGATGTGCGCAGCGTGCGTTACGACGTTGCTATCGACTTGCAGGGCGCTATCCGCTCCGCGCTGCTTGCGAGTTGGTCGCGTGCGCGGGTGGTAATTGGAGCGGCTGAGTCGCGCGAATCCCCTGCGAGCCTGTGGTACACGCGCCGCGTAATTGCAGGTGGAACGCATGTCGTCGAGCAGAACCTTTCCGTGGTGCAGGCCCTGGTACAAAAGAAAATCGCTCCGCCGCGCGTGGAATTTCCCGTTGATTCCGCCGAAGAGAAACATGTTAACGAGGAGCTTGCGCTGCGCGGGACTGGCGAATTCGCGATCCTCAATCCGGGCGCGGGTTGGGGCGCGAAGCGCTGGCCTGCGGAACGATATGGCGAAGTGGCGCGGCAACTCGACAAAAATAGCATTTGCTGTCTCGTCAACTTTGGCCCGGGCGAAGAGAGACTCTTCCAGGAAGTGAATGCAGCGAGCGGCGGCATAGTGCGGCCAACGAAGACTGCGATCACCGGATTGATCGCGCTCACGCGGCGGGCGAAACTTTTCATCGGAGGGGACACAGGCCCGCTGCACCTGGCAGCGGCGTTGCAGGTGCCGGTCGTGGGGATTTTCGGGCCCACCGATCCGGCGCGCAACGGGCCTTACGGAACGCGCAGCATCGTCCTGCGCAATCCGTCAAGCCCGACCACACACGCGCGGAATACCCAGCCCGACCTGGGAATGCTGGAGATTGGCGTCGACGCGGTTGTAAATGCGGCACGGCGTTTGCTAGCGCAAAGCCGAGACGGCGGACAGGAGTCTCCGCCGCACACGCGCACACTTCACACAGAAGGCGCGCATGGTTGA
- a CDS encoding 3-deoxy-D-manno-octulosonic acid transferase, which translates to MSYFLYSLALALGMIVSLPYWLYQIFRHGKYRRGLAERMGSVPARLTKAAESQSHRAIWVHAVSVGEVLAVSGLIEQMRRSFPQYRVFLSTTTDTGQELARKRFGEENVFYFPLDFAFAIRPYLRGLKPELVILAETEFWPNFLRLAHASGARIAVVNARISDRSWPRYARFRWSLRRMLEHVDLFLAQTSDDAERLQSIGADAARVQVTGNLKFDVSLPSPPPIVNSLRRSLAAEGAGPVLVCGSTVDDEEPPLLKAFENLRVPHPRAVMILAPRHPQRFDEVAILIQQLGIPSRRRSQWRGESLAGRIFLVDTIGELAALYVLADVAFVGGSLVPRGGHNIIEPAQHGVAVVTGNHTENFRDIVSLFQSRDAVRIVGLSELPLTLMQLLADDAERRALGRRAEATIRSQMGATARTLAALQTLMETGRDSVPVSVQAEKTDSAHTD; encoded by the coding sequence TTGAGCTATTTTCTCTACAGTCTCGCGCTCGCGCTAGGCATGATCGTCAGCCTGCCCTACTGGCTCTACCAGATTTTTCGTCACGGCAAGTATCGCAGGGGACTTGCCGAGCGCATGGGGAGCGTGCCGGCGCGACTTACAAAGGCCGCGGAATCCCAATCGCACCGCGCGATTTGGGTTCACGCTGTTTCCGTGGGTGAAGTCCTCGCCGTGAGCGGCCTGATCGAGCAGATGCGGCGCAGCTTTCCGCAGTATCGCGTGTTCCTCTCGACCACCACGGATACGGGGCAGGAACTCGCCCGCAAGCGCTTTGGAGAAGAGAACGTTTTCTACTTTCCGTTGGACTTTGCATTTGCGATCCGGCCATATCTCCGCGGCTTGAAGCCAGAGCTAGTGATCTTGGCAGAAACGGAATTTTGGCCGAACTTTCTGCGACTGGCTCACGCCAGTGGCGCGCGCATCGCCGTCGTCAACGCCCGCATCTCCGACCGCTCATGGCCGCGCTACGCCCGTTTTCGCTGGTCCTTGCGCAGGATGCTGGAACACGTCGACCTTTTTCTTGCACAAACCTCAGACGACGCCGAGCGTCTGCAATCGATCGGCGCCGACGCCGCGCGCGTGCAAGTCACCGGCAATCTTAAGTTCGACGTGAGTTTGCCTTCGCCGCCGCCTATTGTAAACAGCCTGCGCCGCTCACTGGCTGCAGAAGGCGCCGGACCTGTGCTCGTCTGCGGCAGCACCGTCGACGATGAAGAGCCGCCGCTGCTCAAGGCGTTTGAAAATTTGCGGGTCCCGCATCCTCGGGCGGTGATGATTCTTGCGCCACGCCATCCTCAGCGCTTCGACGAAGTTGCCATCCTGATCCAGCAGTTGGGAATCCCCTCGCGCCGCCGATCGCAATGGCGGGGTGAGTCCCTGGCGGGAAGAATTTTTCTTGTGGACACCATCGGGGAGCTCGCCGCGTTGTATGTTTTGGCCGACGTTGCCTTCGTGGGCGGAAGCCTGGTGCCGCGGGGGGGCCACAACATTATCGAGCCCGCGCAGCACGGCGTGGCGGTTGTGACGGGGAACCACACCGAGAATTTCCGCGACATCGTCTCGCTTTTTCAAAGCCGCGACGCGGTGCGCATTGTGGGTTTGTCGGAATTGCCGCTCACGCTGATGCAACTGCTCGCGGATGACGCGGAGCGCCGCGCCCTTGGCCGGCGCGCCGAAGCCACCATCCGCTCGCAAATGGGCGCGACCGCGCGCACGCTGGCAGCGCTACAGACTCTGATGGAGACTGGCCGGGATTCGGTGCCGGTTTCAGTCCAGGCCGAAAAAACTGATTCTGCACACACTGATTGA
- a CDS encoding adenylyltransferase/cytidyltransferase family protein produces MPLRKPRPRRGSIDRRESARLNVNNKILTREGLPARVEEWRRAGERITLANGNFDLLHVGHVRYLRAAKALGGKLVVAINSDESVRALKGDGRPIMPADERAEIVAALADVDAVVIFPELDVSAIIREIRPDIQAKGTDYTADSVPERDVVVENGGRVAIVGDRKDHSTSEIVQHLERRSRFAPRKS; encoded by the coding sequence ATGCCATTGCGCAAACCCCGCCCGCGACGCGGCAGCATTGATCGGCGAGAAAGCGCGCGATTGAATGTGAACAATAAAATTCTAACCCGCGAGGGACTGCCCGCACGCGTCGAGGAATGGCGGCGCGCGGGCGAGCGGATCACGCTGGCCAACGGCAACTTCGACCTGTTGCATGTCGGCCACGTCCGCTATTTGCGCGCCGCGAAAGCGCTGGGTGGGAAGCTGGTGGTCGCGATCAATTCGGATGAATCTGTGCGCGCGCTGAAGGGCGACGGTAGGCCCATCATGCCCGCGGATGAGCGCGCTGAAATTGTCGCCGCGCTGGCCGACGTGGACGCAGTGGTGATCTTTCCCGAACTCGACGTCAGCGCCATTATCCGCGAAATTCGGCCCGACATTCAGGCCAAGGGCACCGATTACACGGCGGACTCCGTACCGGAACGCGACGTCGTAGTCGAAAACGGGGGCCGCGTTGCGATCGTCGGCGACCGTAAAGATCACTCTACCAGCGAGATCGTTCAACATCTTGAGCGGCGCTCGCGTTTCGCTCCGAGGAAATCTTGA
- the lpxK gene encoding tetraacyldisaccharide 4'-kinase, which yields MNPLSLIYGGVVGLRNALYDRKILRAQRLQGPVVSVGNLSTGGSGKTPFVLLLGSLLKQRGIKFDVLSRGYGRKSKGVRLVDPAGLPQEFGDEPLLIARKLQVPVIVGESRYQAGRFAESKFGPQLHLLDDGFQHRALARDFDIVLVAPHDASDRILPAGRLREPLQSLRRADAVVLTSGATSDSFPLAEKLVWRVRRGLALRNLIQNLPPRPVVFCGIARPQNFVLQLRAANIEPAAQAFYRDHHAYTENDIRELLELKQKTEAGGFVTTEKDAVNLGGYLSALAPLAVVPVKMELVDGANALDTILHKFDERKRGA from the coding sequence TTGAATCCTCTCTCGCTCATCTACGGTGGCGTAGTCGGACTGCGGAACGCGCTCTATGACCGAAAGATTCTTCGGGCTCAGCGACTGCAGGGGCCGGTCGTCAGCGTAGGGAATCTTTCCACGGGTGGTTCGGGGAAGACTCCGTTCGTCCTGCTGCTGGGCAGTTTGCTCAAGCAACGCGGAATCAAGTTCGATGTGTTATCACGAGGCTATGGACGAAAGTCGAAGGGCGTGCGGCTGGTCGATCCCGCCGGCCTGCCGCAAGAGTTCGGCGACGAACCCCTTCTCATCGCCCGCAAACTGCAAGTGCCGGTAATTGTCGGCGAGAGCCGTTATCAGGCCGGACGCTTCGCCGAATCGAAATTCGGTCCCCAACTTCATCTGCTCGACGATGGCTTTCAGCATCGGGCGCTTGCCCGCGACTTCGACATTGTTCTGGTTGCGCCGCACGATGCGAGCGACCGCATACTCCCGGCAGGAAGGTTGCGGGAGCCGCTGCAATCGTTGCGCCGGGCTGACGCAGTCGTGCTTACCAGCGGGGCCACGTCGGATTCATTTCCGCTCGCAGAAAAGCTCGTCTGGCGCGTGCGCCGCGGTCTTGCGCTGCGGAATTTGATCCAGAATCTTCCGCCCCGCCCCGTAGTATTCTGCGGTATCGCCCGCCCGCAAAACTTCGTGCTGCAACTTCGCGCGGCCAACATCGAGCCCGCCGCACAGGCGTTTTACCGCGATCACCATGCCTACACTGAGAATGACATTCGCGAGTTGCTCGAACTCAAGCAAAAAACTGAGGCCGGCGGGTTCGTTACCACCGAAAAAGATGCCGTAAACCTGGGCGGATACCTCTCCGCTCTCGCCCCGCTCGCCGTAGTCCCCGTAAAGATGGAGCTTGTTGACGGAGCTAACGCCCTCGATACCATCCTGCATAAGTTCGACGAGCGCAAGCGCGGCGCATGA
- a CDS encoding GH1 family beta-glucosidase translates to MRLTRRKFVQAILGAGAAAGLPVFSSGCSGSSRASTSTAIAAAKAHPFAPSQVSQFTTSSNIAFPKGFFWGTATAAYQIEGAWNEDGKGESVWDRFSHTPGKIKNGDTGDVACDSYHRWREDIALMRAMNQNSYRFSVSWPRIQPAGTGSANSKGIDYYSRLVDDLLAARIRPLVTLYHWDLPQTLEDSGGWTNRDTAARFAEYVQLVAQALGDRVTDWNIFNEPAAFVDLGYLEGTHAPGRKSLLDFLRATHVVNLAQGAGFRALKAARPSSRVGTAFSMSSCEPATDSEEDKLAAERAHAITNTWFLDPALRGRYPDALTFLPETAMRIQSGDIDKMRAPLDFIGINLYYRLIASAPGAIERAAHAQDWLFPVKMEGGQQGSKTDIGWEVWPKALYDMVMRLTRDYNRPAIEITESGCSYNDGPDASGVIHDSRRIAYHHQYLAALGQAMAEGADVRGYNAWSLLDNFEWAAGYGQRFGLTYVDFKTQQRTIKDSGRWYAKVASENRVRAVDRG, encoded by the coding sequence TTGCGTCTGACACGCCGCAAGTTTGTTCAAGCAATCCTTGGAGCTGGCGCCGCCGCCGGCTTGCCCGTATTTTCTTCGGGCTGCAGCGGATCCTCCAGGGCCAGCACTTCGACCGCGATCGCTGCCGCCAAGGCACATCCGTTCGCGCCATCTCAAGTTTCTCAATTCACAACGTCTTCTAACATCGCCTTCCCCAAGGGATTCTTCTGGGGCACCGCTACGGCGGCCTATCAGATCGAAGGGGCGTGGAACGAAGATGGCAAAGGCGAATCGGTTTGGGACCGCTTCTCGCACACTCCCGGGAAAATCAAGAATGGCGACACCGGCGACGTGGCTTGCGATTCCTACCACCGCTGGCGTGAAGACATTGCACTAATGCGGGCGATGAATCAGAACAGCTACCGTTTTTCGGTCTCATGGCCTCGCATTCAGCCGGCAGGAACTGGCTCGGCGAATTCCAAAGGCATCGACTACTACAGCCGTCTGGTTGACGATTTGCTGGCGGCACGCATCCGCCCGCTGGTCACGCTCTATCACTGGGATCTGCCGCAGACGCTCGAAGATTCCGGGGGATGGACTAACCGCGATACTGCCGCGCGTTTTGCGGAGTATGTGCAACTGGTGGCGCAAGCCCTGGGCGACCGGGTGACAGATTGGAATATTTTCAATGAGCCGGCGGCCTTCGTCGATTTGGGTTATCTGGAAGGAACGCATGCTCCGGGCCGCAAGAGTCTACTCGATTTTCTGCGGGCGACCCATGTGGTCAACCTGGCGCAAGGCGCGGGATTCCGCGCGTTGAAGGCGGCCCGACCCTCTTCGCGTGTGGGCACCGCGTTCAGCATGTCGTCGTGCGAGCCGGCCACCGATTCCGAGGAGGATAAGCTGGCAGCGGAGCGCGCCCACGCCATCACCAACACGTGGTTCCTGGATCCTGCTCTGCGCGGGCGTTATCCCGATGCGCTTACATTCCTGCCGGAGACGGCCATGCGCATTCAGTCGGGCGATATCGACAAGATGCGTGCCCCGCTCGATTTCATCGGCATCAATCTTTACTACCGCCTCATCGCGTCCGCACCTGGCGCCATCGAGCGGGCTGCTCACGCCCAGGACTGGCTGTTCCCGGTGAAGATGGAAGGCGGGCAACAGGGTTCGAAGACCGACATTGGCTGGGAGGTTTGGCCGAAAGCTCTTTACGATATGGTCATGCGCCTCACGCGCGACTACAATCGGCCCGCGATCGAGATCACCGAGAGTGGATGCTCCTATAACGACGGACCGGATGCGAGTGGAGTGATTCACGACAGCAGAAGGATCGCGTATCACCACCAATACCTTGCGGCGCTGGGACAAGCCATGGCTGAGGGCGCCGACGTCCGCGGATATAACGCCTGGAGTTTGCTCGACAACTTCGAGTGGGCCGCAGGCTACGGCCAGCGCTTCGGCCTCACCTATGTTGATTTCAAAACGCAGCAGCGCACAATAAAAGATTCCGGCCGCTGGTACGCGAAAGTGGCGAGTGAAAATCGGGTGAGGGCGGTAGATCGCGGATAG
- a CDS encoding OmpA family protein: MNNRLLFALPLAAVLAFPALAQTTSSTSNDQSAPAASTSATSTDSNATGKAPLAPPSREGFWGRVNPFARKNYVKRQTEPIRDRVNELDELTSQNGKAIKDTDARAQAGIKMASDKADMADQHAVDAGNKANMAQQSAQQVTARVQTVETVVSNIDQYKASNQTEIRFRPGQTVLSKNAKDALDQMATGVQGQRGYIIEVQGFSSGKGQTAITTSQKMAESVVRYLVLNHEIPVYRIYLVGMGNAPAPSDDTTKNKRASGGRVEISLLKNDLEQLSSNTGAPATSADQAQQPK; the protein is encoded by the coding sequence ATGAATAATCGCCTACTCTTCGCCCTGCCCCTGGCCGCCGTATTAGCGTTTCCGGCCCTTGCGCAGACCACCTCGTCAACCTCGAACGATCAGTCCGCACCCGCGGCCTCGACTTCCGCAACCTCCACCGACAGCAATGCCACGGGTAAGGCTCCTCTGGCGCCTCCGTCGCGCGAAGGCTTTTGGGGACGCGTCAATCCCTTCGCCCGCAAGAACTATGTGAAGCGCCAGACCGAGCCCATCCGCGACCGCGTCAACGAACTCGATGAACTGACTTCGCAGAACGGCAAGGCGATCAAAGACACCGACGCCCGCGCTCAAGCCGGCATCAAGATGGCTTCCGATAAAGCCGATATGGCCGACCAGCATGCCGTCGACGCCGGCAACAAAGCCAACATGGCGCAGCAGTCTGCCCAGCAAGTTACCGCCCGCGTTCAGACCGTTGAAACTGTGGTCAGCAACATTGATCAGTACAAGGCCTCCAACCAGACCGAGATTCGCTTTCGCCCTGGCCAGACCGTCCTCAGCAAGAATGCCAAGGATGCTCTGGACCAAATGGCCACCGGCGTCCAGGGTCAGCGCGGCTACATCATTGAAGTCCAGGGATTCTCCTCGGGCAAAGGCCAGACGGCGATTACCACCTCGCAGAAAATGGCTGAGTCGGTCGTTCGCTATCTCGTCCTGAACCACGAGATTCCCGTCTATCGCATCTATCTGGTCGGCATGGGCAATGCTCCCGCCCCTTCTGACGACACCACGAAGAACAAGCGCGCGAGCGGCGGTCGCGTCGAAATCAGCCTGCTGAAGAACGATCTGGAACAGCTCTCCTCCAACACCGGAGCGCCTGCCACCAGTGCGGATCAAGCGCAACAGCCGAAATAA
- a CDS encoding PfkB family carbohydrate kinase produces MTKHLKETDRLKKIVEAFPNLTVTVLGDLVADEFVFGEISRVSREAPVLILKHRERTIVPGGAANAANNLADLGVNVLPVGIVGDDEPGKLLLKYFRHKRIAVSGILKDKTYTTVTKTRILAGMTHTARQQVVRLDREPQDAPNAHLTRELYLAARNYAHASDALLVSDYGYGAATPAIVSTLQQKGKLGAVPIVVDSRYRLAQYSGVTAATPNEPEVEEALGVRIGDDWNKVVSAGQQVMERMKLQSLVITRGRDGMVAFNHKHKPVDIPIFGSDQVADVTGAGDTVIAAFTAALAAGSNTEEAAQLANYAGGIVVMKRGTATVSREELLHAIAQTPPATRQH; encoded by the coding sequence ATGACCAAGCACCTGAAAGAAACCGACCGCCTGAAAAAAATCGTTGAAGCGTTTCCCAATCTCACCGTCACGGTTTTGGGAGACCTCGTGGCCGACGAGTTCGTCTTCGGCGAAATTTCCCGCGTGTCCCGCGAAGCTCCCGTCCTCATCCTCAAGCACCGCGAACGCACCATCGTACCCGGCGGCGCCGCCAATGCCGCGAATAACCTGGCAGACCTGGGTGTGAATGTCCTGCCGGTTGGGATCGTCGGCGACGACGAGCCGGGAAAGCTGCTGTTGAAATATTTCCGCCACAAGCGCATCGCCGTAAGCGGGATCCTCAAAGACAAAACTTATACGACGGTCACGAAGACCCGCATTCTTGCCGGAATGACGCACACCGCGCGCCAGCAAGTCGTGCGCCTCGACCGCGAGCCGCAGGACGCTCCCAACGCTCACTTAACCCGCGAACTCTATCTTGCTGCGAGAAATTATGCGCACGCTTCCGACGCGTTACTGGTTTCCGACTATGGTTATGGCGCGGCCACTCCTGCGATTGTGAGCACATTGCAGCAGAAGGGCAAGCTCGGGGCCGTGCCCATCGTCGTCGATTCGCGCTACCGCCTGGCGCAGTACTCCGGCGTGACGGCGGCCACTCCCAATGAACCCGAAGTGGAAGAAGCTCTCGGCGTTCGCATCGGGGATGATTGGAATAAAGTCGTCAGCGCCGGGCAGCAGGTCATGGAGCGCATGAAACTACAATCTCTGGTGATCACGCGCGGGCGCGATGGTATGGTTGCGTTCAACCATAAGCATAAGCCGGTCGACATCCCGATTTTTGGCTCCGATCAGGTCGCGGACGTAACTGGCGCGGGCGACACGGTGATCGCGGCCTTCACGGCTGCCCTGGCCGCAGGCTCGAATACTGAAGAAGCGGCGCAATTGGCCAACTATGCGGGCGGCATTGTGGTGATGAAACGCGGCACGGCCACGGTTTCGCGGGAAGAACTGCTGCATGCCATTGCGCAAACCCCGCCCGCGACGCGGCAGCATTGA